One genomic region from Evansella sp. LMS18 encodes:
- a CDS encoding hemolysin III family protein has product MDAYIREPINGLTHLFGAIMAFVGLLAMVIKVAEGGFTFLELFAVIAFGVSMILLYSASATYHMVIAKEKTIAFLRRVDHSMIFLLIAGTYTPFCLISLNGPVGWILFGFVAVLAVAGVVFKLIWFRAPRWLSTLLYIGMGWIIIFAVIPLLNSLGPQGVFLLILGGVIYTIGGVIYALEPKFVTTKRLGFHEIFHIFILAGSLAHFLSVYLYVL; this is encoded by the coding sequence ATGGATGCGTATATCAGAGAGCCAATAAACGGTTTAACACATCTGTTTGGTGCAATTATGGCTTTTGTCGGGCTGCTTGCAATGGTTATAAAAGTAGCGGAAGGGGGCTTTACCTTTTTAGAGTTATTCGCGGTGATAGCCTTCGGGGTAAGCATGATTTTGCTTTATTCTGCTTCGGCAACTTATCACATGGTGATTGCAAAAGAAAAAACAATCGCTTTTTTACGACGGGTAGACCATTCTATGATCTTCCTTTTAATCGCAGGAACATATACACCATTTTGCCTGATCAGCCTGAACGGTCCGGTGGGGTGGATACTGTTTGGGTTTGTGGCAGTCCTTGCCGTGGCAGGTGTTGTCTTTAAATTAATTTGGTTCAGAGCTCCAAGATGGCTCTCCACACTTCTTTATATCGGCATGGGCTGGATCATTATCTTTGCTGTCATCCCGCTGCTGAACAGTCTCGGCCCGCAAGGCGTTTTCCTGCTCATCCTCGGAGGGGTAATCTATACGATTGGCGGCGTCATCTATGCCCTTGAGCCTAAATTTGTGACTACAAAGCGTTTGGGTTTCCACGAAATATTTCATATATTTATCCTTGCCGGAAGCTTAGCCCATTTCCTCAGTGTATATTTATATGTACTTTGA
- a CDS encoding DUF1836 domain-containing protein — protein MEKMEEFLTELDIQKETTTDDLPEIDLYMDQVIQLFEKKFAGAKRLDEEKVLTKTMINNYAKAKLFPPVKNKRYTKEHLMLISLIYQMKGVLSITDIKETLHGINDRLDDDDFNFTSFYKSYQNLVFHNTDIFTKQIQDHTAAVKDELKNSMDVADAEELENILLITSLASLSNLYRRAAESLIDELNGEQQEKEK, from the coding sequence ATGGAAAAAATGGAAGAATTCCTTACTGAGCTAGATATACAGAAAGAAACAACTACCGATGACCTCCCGGAGATTGACTTATACATGGACCAGGTCATTCAGCTGTTTGAGAAAAAATTTGCCGGAGCAAAACGCCTGGATGAAGAAAAAGTACTGACAAAAACAATGATTAATAACTACGCAAAAGCAAAGCTGTTCCCTCCTGTCAAAAATAAAAGGTATACGAAAGAACATCTTATGCTTATCAGTCTTATCTATCAGATGAAAGGTGTCCTCTCCATCACTGATATTAAGGAGACTCTTCATGGCATCAATGACCGACTTGACGACGATGACTTTAATTTTACTTCCTTTTATAAGAGCTACCAAAACCTTGTTTTTCATAATACAGATATTTTTACGAAACAAATTCAGGACCATACCGCAGCTGTGAAGGACGAGCTGAAAAACAGTATGGATGTTGCTGATGCGGAAGAACTTGAGAATATACTCCTTATCACGTCTCTCGCAAGCTTAAGCAACTTATACCGGAGAGCGGCAGAATCTCTTATTGATGAGCTGAACGGAGAGCAGCAGGAGAAGGAGAAATAA
- a CDS encoding FAD-dependent oxidoreductase, translating to MTNQYHNNTETLPSYSSSYWRDHKSLKAFPALNESIDVEVAIVGGGMTGILTAFLLSLEGKKVALIEGGSLLDGTTGNTTAKITAQHDVMYDKLIDTHGEEKARLYYDAQMEAMNNIEKLIELHDIDCDYKVQDAYLHAGTEDGQKQLEKELDAYEKLNIEGELVYKSELPFNTKAALVMRNQAHFHPVKFLQGIVEEIERLGGLIFENTMADDITGDDPVTVKTRNGYDVWCDKVVMASHFPFDDMKGFYFSRLHPERSYAIAVRTEKEIPEGMYLGIDDPGFSLRHTEVNGEKLAIFGGQGHKTGKSEDTLQHFENIRKFADEHFGVKEVAYRWSAQDLIPPDNVPLIGQSVTGRPHVLTASGFKKWGMTNGMAAAHLLKDLITGQPNKYKELFDPTRTHLKGEAAKTLIKEMADDGAQMVKSRVKRKDKKLEELENGEGAVVSIKGLRRGAYKDEGGELHIVDTTCTHMKCGVEWNSGERSWDCPCHGSRFSYTGEVLEGPATAPLKKIEKD from the coding sequence ATGACTAATCAGTATCACAACAATACGGAGACATTGCCTTCCTACTCTTCTTCCTACTGGAGAGATCATAAGAGTCTGAAGGCATTTCCAGCACTGAATGAAAGCATAGACGTGGAGGTTGCTATTGTCGGCGGCGGGATGACAGGCATACTTACTGCATTTTTATTAAGCCTCGAAGGTAAAAAGGTGGCCCTGATCGAAGGGGGTTCCCTGTTAGACGGTACGACAGGAAACACAACTGCGAAAATTACCGCTCAGCACGATGTGATGTATGATAAGCTGATCGATACTCACGGAGAAGAAAAAGCGAGATTATATTATGATGCACAGATGGAAGCAATGAACAACATTGAAAAACTCATTGAACTGCATGATATTGATTGTGATTATAAAGTCCAGGATGCGTACCTCCATGCCGGTACAGAAGATGGGCAGAAACAGCTGGAAAAAGAGCTGGATGCTTACGAGAAGTTGAATATTGAAGGGGAACTCGTATACAAGTCGGAGCTTCCCTTTAATACGAAAGCGGCCCTCGTGATGAGAAATCAGGCCCACTTCCACCCTGTTAAATTCCTTCAGGGAATCGTGGAGGAAATTGAAAGGCTTGGGGGCTTAATTTTTGAAAACACGATGGCCGATGATATTACAGGTGACGATCCTGTCACTGTGAAAACAAGGAACGGGTATGATGTCTGGTGCGACAAGGTCGTAATGGCCTCCCACTTCCCTTTTGACGATATGAAAGGCTTTTATTTTTCACGTCTTCACCCGGAAAGGTCTTATGCCATTGCAGTAAGAACTGAGAAAGAGATTCCGGAAGGGATGTATTTAGGGATTGATGACCCGGGTTTTTCATTGAGGCATACGGAAGTGAACGGAGAAAAACTGGCCATATTCGGTGGGCAAGGCCATAAAACAGGTAAAAGTGAAGACACATTACAGCATTTTGAGAATATAAGGAAGTTTGCAGATGAACATTTCGGCGTTAAGGAAGTAGCATACAGATGGTCCGCGCAGGATTTAATCCCACCGGATAATGTACCGTTGATCGGCCAGTCTGTAACCGGAAGACCCCATGTTCTTACAGCTTCCGGCTTTAAAAAATGGGGAATGACTAACGGAATGGCTGCGGCTCATCTACTGAAGGATCTCATTACTGGCCAGCCGAATAAATATAAGGAATTGTTTGATCCTACCCGGACGCATCTGAAAGGCGAAGCGGCAAAAACACTGATAAAAGAGATGGCCGATGATGGGGCCCAGATGGTGAAGTCCCGGGTGAAAAGGAAGGATAAAAAGCTGGAAGAGCTGGAAAATGGAGAAGGTGCTGTCGTTTCAATAAAAGGGCTCCGCAGAGGGGCGTACAAAGACGAAGGTGGAGAGCTCCATATCGTCGATACTACTTGCACCCACATGAAATGCGGCGTGGAATGGAACAGCGGCGAACGAAGCTGGGACTGTCCATGCCATGGTTCCCGCTTCTCCTATACCGGCGAAGTACTCGAAGGGCCGGCAACAGCGCCTCTGAAAAAAATAGAGAAGGATTAA
- a CDS encoding GerAB/ArcD/ProY family transporter: MDPISQETNNGKGELITFTYSSTITLGLIFLPYISETEIRSAWLKVIIAVFPYFLLMYLINKVIKKHGEQDILGLFKQKSYKIFYYPVVLYLLFSTFYASLTGTKSLSIIVQTYLMQDTDQAVIIGAFLLVAFLGLLYGIRTITRMLVLSFLLEVAIVFSLSFIILSEDFRWINLAPVFSTDILTFGRSMLSDMSRYGGVVTLLAFLPYVNKSVNIFKATSIGLLLVMYSYFIVCFTTLGIFGFEQAMNFLSPTTALIQATSARTGVLERMDLFFLSIWIMSFYKIALIHFWFGTFLMNRIVKVKPKREWIHVCIFVALIAIIALSTPSLINFSWEPFNLNTLFYSLIVPMILVSYLLIRSKKGAGTGGNT; this comes from the coding sequence ATGGATCCTATTTCTCAGGAAACAAATAATGGAAAAGGGGAGCTCATTACCTTTACTTACAGCTCTACCATCACCTTAGGGCTCATTTTTCTGCCGTACATTTCAGAAACGGAGATACGCAGTGCATGGCTGAAAGTGATAATTGCGGTTTTCCCTTATTTTCTGCTTATGTATTTGATAAACAAAGTCATCAAAAAACACGGCGAGCAGGATATACTTGGTTTATTTAAACAGAAAAGCTATAAGATATTTTATTATCCAGTTGTCCTCTATTTGCTGTTCAGCACATTTTACGCGAGTCTCACTGGAACGAAAAGCCTGAGTATTATCGTGCAGACTTATTTAATGCAGGACACTGACCAGGCGGTAATTATCGGGGCATTTTTACTAGTAGCATTCCTGGGCCTTCTTTACGGCATACGGACGATTACCAGAATGCTTGTTCTGTCATTTTTACTTGAAGTGGCTATTGTTTTCAGTCTTTCCTTTATTATATTATCTGAAGATTTCCGCTGGATTAACCTTGCTCCCGTTTTTTCAACAGACATCCTGACCTTTGGAAGGAGTATGCTTTCTGATATGAGCAGATATGGAGGGGTAGTTACTTTGCTCGCATTCCTTCCTTATGTAAATAAGAGCGTCAACATCTTTAAAGCAACATCCATAGGTCTGCTCCTCGTAATGTACTCATATTTTATCGTCTGTTTTACAACGCTTGGAATTTTCGGTTTTGAACAAGCAATGAATTTTCTTTCGCCTACAACTGCACTGATACAGGCAACATCAGCAAGAACAGGTGTTCTCGAACGTATGGATTTGTTTTTCCTGTCTATATGGATCATGTCTTTTTACAAAATCGCACTTATCCATTTCTGGTTCGGCACCTTTTTAATGAACAGAATCGTCAAGGTAAAGCCAAAGCGGGAATGGATCCATGTTTGCATATTTGTCGCTTTAATAGCGATTATTGCACTAAGTACACCGAGCCTGATAAATTTTTCATGGGAGCCCTTTAACCTGAATACGTTATTCTACTCTCTGATAGTACCAATGATACTCGTTTCTTACCTGTTAATACGCAGTAAAAAGGGGGCTGGTACAGGTGGTAACACGTAA
- a CDS encoding sodium-dependent transporter has protein sequence MSARNASNSLEPREEWGTRLGFMLAAAGSAVGLGNIWRFPFVVGESGGAAFVLIYLAFVLLIGLPLLIGEISIGRGGRANAMDSYGAVTKSKKWKFNGLIGIIVNFMILSFYSVVSGWAFYYFILALTGNLVAEDRDYGSSFGGFISDPLMPVVWQLLLMAIIIFIVMGGVKKGIERWNNILMPTLFVLLIVLVFRSVSLDGAGEGLRFFLEPDFSVINSGVILAALGQAFFSLSLASGVYVTYGSYSRSSSSITGNAGGIVFLDVMVAIMAGLIIFPAVFHYGIDPGSGPDLVFITFPAIFTDMPFGTVFAVIFFFFIFVAALTSAISLLEVVTAFVKERFNISRKIAAPVTGLVIAIVGVFASLSFGVLSHVTLIDRTIFDLLDFLSAEVLLPFAGLVMSIFLGWIWKPAAVKAEIEKEGNRFPLFTLWSFLIKYVIPLVILIVFLDSLGII, from the coding sequence ATGTCAGCACGTAATGCATCAAACTCCCTGGAACCCAGAGAGGAATGGGGAACGAGACTTGGTTTCATGCTGGCCGCTGCAGGTTCCGCAGTAGGACTGGGGAACATATGGAGGTTTCCTTTTGTGGTCGGCGAAAGTGGCGGAGCGGCATTTGTCCTGATTTACTTAGCTTTTGTTTTATTAATCGGGCTTCCCCTGCTGATTGGGGAAATTAGTATCGGCCGTGGCGGACGGGCAAATGCGATGGACAGCTACGGTGCCGTAACGAAAAGCAAAAAGTGGAAGTTTAACGGCTTGATCGGAATTATTGTTAATTTTATGATCTTATCCTTTTATTCAGTTGTTTCGGGCTGGGCATTTTATTATTTCATTCTGGCCCTTACAGGAAATCTGGTAGCTGAGGACAGAGACTACGGCAGTTCCTTTGGCGGGTTTATCTCTGATCCGCTTATGCCTGTCGTCTGGCAGCTGCTCTTAATGGCAATTATTATTTTTATTGTCATGGGCGGTGTGAAAAAAGGGATTGAAAGATGGAATAATATCCTTATGCCTACCTTATTTGTCCTGTTAATCGTTCTTGTATTCCGAAGTGTAAGTCTTGACGGAGCCGGAGAGGGACTACGATTCTTTCTGGAGCCGGACTTTTCGGTAATCAATTCAGGGGTTATATTAGCAGCACTTGGACAGGCTTTCTTCAGCTTAAGCCTTGCTTCTGGTGTTTATGTGACATATGGCAGTTACAGCAGAAGCAGCAGTTCCATAACGGGGAATGCAGGTGGGATCGTATTTCTTGATGTGATGGTCGCAATTATGGCAGGTTTGATTATCTTCCCGGCAGTTTTCCATTATGGAATTGATCCTGGAAGCGGACCGGATCTCGTGTTCATTACCTTCCCTGCCATTTTTACAGATATGCCGTTCGGAACTGTTTTCGCAGTGATTTTCTTCTTCTTTATTTTTGTTGCTGCCTTAACATCGGCTATTTCCCTGCTTGAGGTCGTTACTGCTTTTGTAAAAGAAAGATTTAACATCTCAAGGAAAATTGCAGCACCGGTTACAGGGCTGGTCATCGCCATCGTAGGGGTGTTCGCATCATTATCTTTTGGCGTGTTATCACATGTTACGTTAATCGACCGGACAATTTTTGATTTGCTGGACTTCCTGTCTGCAGAAGTTCTCCTTCCATTCGCCGGTCTTGTTATGAGTATTTTCCTCGGCTGGATATGGAAGCCAGCCGCTGTAAAAGCGGAAATAGAGAAAGAAGGGAATCGTTTCCCGTTGTTCACTTTATGGAGCTTCTTAATTAAATATGTGATCCCTCTCGTCATCCTGATTGTTTTTCTGGACAGCCTGGGAATTATTTGA
- a CDS encoding gamma-glutamyl-gamma-aminobutyrate hydrolase family protein, translating into MIYIETGERRMTNNKPMIGVLPLYDSEKESYWMLPGYMKGIEEAGGIPVMLPLTSDIHMIKTLASSFDGFLFTGGQDVDPKLYGEKEEEFCQETCSDRDVMEKLLFDEILLLDKPVFGICRGLQIINVLLGGTLYQDLQAQFPLREEGHKQQHPYDEPMHRVLIEKDSPLYELMEGREAMMVNSLHHQGVKDLSPKLAQAAYSEDGLAEAAYMPGKTFIFAVQWHPEFNFHQDPSSFRLFQAFTAACLEKKNTGRMQKNEGMVQG; encoded by the coding sequence ATGATTTATATAGAGACAGGGGAGAGAAGGATGACTAACAACAAGCCAATGATTGGAGTTTTACCGCTTTACGACAGCGAAAAAGAAAGCTACTGGATGCTTCCCGGTTATATGAAAGGCATTGAGGAAGCAGGAGGAATTCCCGTGATGCTGCCTCTCACGTCAGATATACATATGATAAAAACACTCGCTTCCTCATTTGACGGATTTTTATTTACCGGGGGACAGGATGTAGATCCAAAGCTTTACGGGGAAAAAGAAGAGGAATTCTGCCAGGAAACCTGCAGTGACCGGGATGTCATGGAAAAATTGCTTTTCGATGAAATACTGTTGCTCGATAAACCAGTGTTCGGTATATGCCGGGGCCTGCAGATTATCAATGTACTGCTCGGCGGCACGTTGTACCAGGATCTCCAGGCCCAGTTCCCTTTGAGAGAAGAGGGCCACAAACAACAACATCCTTATGATGAGCCAATGCATCGTGTTCTTATAGAAAAAGACAGCCCTCTTTATGAGTTAATGGAGGGGAGGGAGGCAATGATGGTAAACAGCCTGCACCATCAGGGTGTCAAAGATTTATCTCCGAAGCTGGCCCAGGCAGCATACTCGGAAGACGGGCTGGCAGAAGCAGCTTATATGCCAGGAAAAACCTTTATTTTCGCGGTACAGTGGCATCCGGAATTTAATTTTCATCAAGACCCATCCAGTTTCCGTCTGTTCCAGGCTTTTACTGCTGCATGTCTGGAAAAAAAGAATACCGGTAGGATGCAGAAAAATGAAGGTATGGTTCAGGGGTAA
- a CDS encoding DUF3889 domain-containing protein yields the protein MYYNQPFLTYMNPYSNQYQQNAGGPMQYPGYERSSEASPYYQGQNMYSPDFHDNIYHDPAMLRQQVVRGQATWTDGGQVTRCGIPWSQNNFMAAAVGSNTPYRCGERLRVRNLASPGQEITVIIVDQVINYPANRLNLHRRAFEALGGNLNQGVLNIEFTPTGEEPETGQEEMWGAYLSGLVQAAYPNYRIVNYRPVDRTQQTGNRIRETYEFSLQSQEEEITVRSNVVYNPDTNRVISTDIQEV from the coding sequence TTGTATTATAATCAACCATTTTTAACGTATATGAACCCTTATAGTAATCAGTATCAGCAAAACGCTGGCGGTCCTATGCAGTATCCAGGTTATGAAAGAAGCAGCGAAGCTTCACCTTATTACCAGGGACAGAATATGTACTCCCCTGATTTCCATGACAATATCTATCATGACCCGGCCATGCTCAGGCAGCAGGTGGTACGTGGGCAGGCAACATGGACGGATGGGGGCCAGGTGACCAGGTGCGGCATCCCCTGGTCACAAAACAACTTTATGGCTGCTGCCGTGGGTTCTAATACACCTTACCGTTGCGGTGAAAGGCTCAGAGTGAGGAATCTTGCGTCGCCTGGCCAGGAGATTACCGTAATAATAGTTGACCAGGTAATAAACTATCCGGCAAACAGACTAAATCTGCATCGCCGGGCATTTGAGGCATTGGGGGGTAACTTGAATCAAGGTGTGCTGAACATCGAATTCACTCCGACAGGGGAAGAGCCGGAAACCGGACAGGAAGAAATGTGGGGTGCATATCTTTCAGGGCTGGTCCAGGCTGCTTATCCAAACTACAGGATAGTAAACTACCGGCCAGTAGACAGAACCCAACAGACAGGAAACCGAATAAGGGAGACGTATGAATTCAGTCTTCAGTCTCAGGAAGAAGAAATCACTGTAAGGAGCAATGTAGTTTACAACCCTGATACAAACAGAGTCATTTCTACAGACATCCAGGAAGTTTAA
- a CDS encoding spore germination protein: MVFKRKQKKISEVLSYDEYLSGIYDVNAPLPADLDQAKQLCKTAFSNSFDFTEREFTLPCGKEVYLCYFSAMISENKLEYSVIEPMLKNSNNIKLQKAADFGSILTIAEFEKAENWKTTVRNLLDGNILLYAEFCDPIILYLAEPLERALTDPTTENQVYGPKIGFIENQHSNVGILRQFIKDPRLKTKEYRLGEVSSTGVSLVYLEQYCEPSVVKHVDQLLNSYDKDHLITAGELNKYISRHPNSIFPQVTMSERPDVAAYSLLQGKVVLFIDNFTFSVIAPITFMDMLETTEDHTYFVPWNLAFIRILRLICLVIGTTLPALYVSLVAYQPEMIPTELMISVAQSRAQIPLPANAEAFLMMFALDVLVEASMRLPSFVGQTIGIVGGLVIGTAAVEAGLISNIMVIIIAFTAVAMFTLPSWEYVSSWRIVRYGLVASAAALGLYGFVLAIGFLYMHLSKLDSLNKSYLYPISPFYPRQILNFFKPRK, encoded by the coding sequence ATGGTATTCAAAAGGAAACAGAAAAAAATCAGTGAGGTTCTTTCTTATGACGAGTATCTTTCCGGAATCTACGATGTAAATGCGCCATTACCCGCAGATTTAGATCAGGCGAAACAATTGTGCAAGACAGCCTTCAGCAACAGTTTTGATTTTACAGAGCGGGAATTCACCCTGCCTTGCGGAAAGGAAGTCTACCTCTGTTACTTCAGCGCGATGATCAGTGAAAACAAGCTTGAATACTCAGTAATCGAGCCTATGTTAAAAAATAGCAATAATATAAAGCTTCAAAAAGCAGCAGACTTTGGAAGCATTCTCACAATTGCCGAATTTGAAAAAGCGGAAAACTGGAAGACAACCGTCAGGAACCTTCTTGACGGCAATATACTTCTGTACGCCGAGTTTTGTGATCCAATTATTTTATACCTGGCCGAGCCTCTTGAAAGAGCTCTGACAGATCCAACCACGGAGAACCAGGTGTACGGGCCGAAAATTGGCTTTATAGAAAATCAGCATTCAAATGTGGGGATACTCAGACAGTTCATTAAAGATCCTAGGTTAAAAACGAAGGAGTACCGCTTAGGGGAAGTTAGTAGTACAGGTGTTTCCTTAGTATACCTGGAGCAGTACTGCGAGCCTTCAGTAGTCAAACATGTTGATCAGCTTCTGAACAGTTATGATAAAGATCATCTTATTACAGCAGGAGAGCTGAACAAATATATTTCCCGGCATCCAAACTCTATTTTCCCCCAGGTTACCATGTCAGAGCGGCCGGATGTAGCTGCATACAGCCTGCTCCAGGGGAAGGTAGTTCTCTTTATAGACAATTTCACGTTTTCAGTAATAGCACCGATCACTTTCATGGATATGCTTGAAACAACAGAAGACCACACCTATTTTGTACCATGGAACCTTGCTTTTATCAGGATATTGCGTCTTATTTGTTTAGTAATCGGCACAACACTGCCAGCATTATATGTCTCACTTGTTGCTTACCAGCCGGAAATGATACCAACGGAATTAATGATCAGTGTCGCCCAGTCCCGGGCACAAATCCCGCTTCCAGCGAACGCGGAGGCTTTCTTAATGATGTTTGCCCTGGATGTCCTTGTGGAGGCGAGCATGAGGCTGCCTTCTTTTGTAGGCCAGACAATTGGTATTGTGGGGGGGCTCGTCATTGGTACTGCCGCAGTGGAAGCAGGGCTTATAAGCAATATTATGGTTATTATTATCGCTTTTACAGCAGTGGCTATGTTTACGCTCCCCTCATGGGAATACGTATCTTCATGGAGAATTGTCCGCTACGGGCTCGTAGCTTCTGCAGCAGCACTGGGACTTTACGGGTTTGTCCTTGCAATCGGATTTTTATACATGCATTTAAGCAAGCTTGATTCACTGAATAAGTCTTACTTATATCCAATTTCACCATTTTATCCTAGGCAGATCCTTAACTTTTTTAAACCGCGTAAATAG
- a CDS encoding Ger(x)C family spore germination protein, with the protein MVTRKKTVFFVLLISLICLTGCNTDSKEIDERTIIVGMGIDKNEEGQFIVSIQVPVIVSGGQQGGEEGLVSEFETLSATHDTVWEAIADLEAQTPTILFFGQLKSIMIGERLAKEGIEQVMDVLDRRAPLSNDVLLLIIRKKVEVREFLKNDTQLVNLPALYIDRFFTAEQKLSRTDDVKLFEYRRDRNMISNAATIPLAYFETNTVIEDMAVFKNGKMEGELTGIEAGISGLLKELKMENINYTVLVEGEGRLLEASIRANMNLSYSFTETNPVKIHLEATGKGELVHLETHRDRASQETIDELHTKLEEKIKTDIEGTINKMKDINVEPWLIGHRIWAKDYAYFETLNWNETGWKDAQIDIKVNVEMEQTGQRILPEKIKLGR; encoded by the coding sequence GTGGTAACACGTAAAAAAACAGTTTTTTTCGTTCTGCTTATCAGCCTCATTTGCCTTACAGGGTGCAATACCGACTCAAAGGAAATTGATGAAAGGACAATCATAGTAGGTATGGGGATCGATAAAAACGAAGAAGGCCAGTTTATTGTTTCTATTCAGGTGCCTGTCATCGTGTCAGGAGGCCAGCAAGGCGGCGAGGAGGGACTTGTAAGCGAGTTTGAAACTTTATCAGCAACACATGATACTGTCTGGGAAGCAATTGCCGATCTGGAAGCTCAAACTCCTACGATTTTATTTTTCGGCCAGTTAAAGTCGATTATGATTGGGGAAAGACTGGCGAAAGAAGGTATTGAACAGGTCATGGATGTTCTTGACCGCAGAGCTCCACTGTCAAATGATGTACTGCTCCTTATTATCAGGAAAAAAGTGGAGGTGAGGGAATTTCTGAAAAATGATACACAGTTAGTAAACCTGCCTGCCCTGTATATTGACCGTTTTTTTACTGCGGAACAAAAACTCTCCCGAACTGATGATGTAAAGTTGTTCGAATACCGGAGAGACAGGAATATGATTTCCAATGCTGCAACAATTCCATTAGCTTATTTTGAAACCAATACAGTTATCGAGGATATGGCTGTCTTTAAAAACGGAAAAATGGAAGGAGAACTTACAGGTATAGAAGCTGGTATCAGCGGTTTGTTAAAAGAACTGAAAATGGAAAACATAAATTACACGGTTTTAGTAGAAGGGGAAGGCCGTCTCCTGGAAGCTTCTATAAGAGCAAATATGAATTTAAGTTATTCTTTCACTGAAACTAACCCTGTAAAAATTCACCTGGAAGCAACGGGGAAGGGGGAGCTGGTCCACTTGGAAACACACAGAGACCGGGCATCCCAGGAAACGATAGATGAGCTTCATACAAAACTGGAGGAAAAAATAAAAACCGACATAGAAGGAACCATTAATAAAATGAAGGACATCAATGTGGAACCCTGGCTGATCGGCCACAGAATATGGGCAAAAGACTATGCGTATTTTGAAACACTGAACTGGAATGAGACAGGCTGGAAAGATGCGCAAATAGATATAAAAGTTAATGTTGAAATGGAACAGACAGGCCAGCGGATACTCCCTGAAAAAATAAAGCTTGGCAGATGA
- a CDS encoding cysteine-rich CWC family protein, which produces MACNNTKNKCPLCGKNNYCNVAGDCWCSRETFPEEILSLVPDHQRGKACICIHCLKEYKKNPDKRNSATINKPHW; this is translated from the coding sequence ATGGCGTGTAATAATACGAAAAATAAATGCCCGCTTTGTGGGAAAAACAACTATTGTAATGTGGCAGGCGATTGCTGGTGCAGCAGAGAGACCTTTCCGGAAGAAATACTGTCTCTGGTGCCAGACCATCAACGGGGAAAGGCCTGCATCTGTATTCACTGCCTGAAAGAGTACAAAAAAAATCCCGATAAAAGAAACAGTGCCACTATTAATAAACCTCATTGGTAA
- the proC gene encoding pyrroline-5-carboxylate reductase, whose amino-acid sequence MALNKQIIFIGAGNMAEAMISGMVTTGTVEPGQITVTNRSNEDRLTELNERYGVRGVPRHMVNIGEADVVIIAMKPKDAEKCLVSLKNELQPNQVLMSVLAGITTSFMEEHLQTGQQVIRVMPNTSSMIQESATAISPGENVTMKNIKLAKTLLQAIGEVYVIEEDQMDLFTGIAGSGPAFYYYLTEHIEKAAAENGMDPANAREIAAQTLLGAAKMMMERDESPAQLRKNITSKNGTTAAGLTELAENGGGRAIRAAIEGAMNRSKEISNQLEKKKEPVHQ is encoded by the coding sequence ATGGCTTTAAATAAGCAAATAATTTTTATCGGGGCAGGAAATATGGCGGAAGCAATGATTTCCGGTATGGTGACAACAGGAACAGTGGAACCTGGCCAAATAACTGTTACTAACCGCAGCAACGAGGATCGCCTCACTGAACTAAATGAGCGTTATGGGGTACGCGGTGTACCACGTCATATGGTTAATATAGGAGAAGCGGACGTTGTAATCATAGCAATGAAACCGAAAGACGCAGAAAAGTGCCTCGTTTCCCTGAAAAATGAGCTTCAGCCAAACCAGGTTCTTATGAGTGTGCTTGCCGGTATAACAACTTCATTCATGGAAGAGCACCTGCAGACCGGACAGCAGGTCATCCGGGTAATGCCTAACACTTCCAGCATGATTCAGGAATCAGCGACAGCTATTTCTCCTGGAGAAAATGTGACAATGAAAAATATTAAACTTGCTAAAACTCTTCTGCAGGCGATCGGAGAAGTGTACGTTATAGAAGAAGACCAGATGGATCTCTTCACAGGCATCGCAGGGAGCGGGCCTGCATTCTATTATTATTTAACAGAGCATATTGAAAAAGCAGCTGCAGAGAATGGGATGGATCCGGCCAATGCAAGAGAAATTGCAGCACAGACGTTACTAGGAGCAGCGAAAATGATGATGGAGAGAGACGAGTCCCCGGCACAACTAAGAAAAAATATCACTTCTAAAAACGGCACTACTGCAGCCGGTCTCACAGAGCTCGCTGAAAACGGTGGGGGCCGGGCAATCAGAGCTGCGATTGAAGGGGCAATGAACCGATCTAAGGAAATCAGCAATCAGCTGGAAAAAAAGAAAGAGCCTGTTCATCAGTAA